From [Chlorobium] sp. 445, one genomic window encodes:
- a CDS encoding phosphatase, whose product MKRIATLDIGTNTTLLLIADLDTATKTLTTILNAQEIVRLGKGVDAAGNINADAVARLIECLKKYLQLIEQYGVQQIVAVGTSALRDANNRNEVIERVAKETGICIETISGAEEAELTFLGAVAGWHDLPAPFMVIDIGGGSTELVLGSAGGIEARVSLDIGAVRVSERFFSAAPPTVDELNAATQWITEKIANELALLIEGRECVFGVAGTIVTLGQLAKGLPRFSAELHGFTLHYQEVQRLSEVFARSTVKEIIELGVEPGRADVILAGSLILRQFMRLFATKAITVSVQGLRYGIAQRALHALLN is encoded by the coding sequence ATGAAACGAATCGCCACGCTTGATATTGGTACAAACACTACCCTGCTACTTATCGCCGATTTGGATACGGCAACAAAAACCCTCACGACAATTCTCAATGCACAAGAAATCGTGCGTTTGGGCAAAGGTGTCGATGCCGCTGGAAATATCAATGCTGATGCGGTAGCGCGGCTTATCGAGTGCCTAAAAAAATATCTGCAGCTGATTGAACAATATGGCGTGCAGCAGATTGTGGCGGTTGGCACAAGTGCGCTGCGTGATGCGAACAATCGAAATGAAGTCATTGAGCGTGTAGCTAAAGAAACAGGCATTTGCATTGAGACCATTTCAGGTGCAGAAGAAGCCGAACTGACCTTTCTCGGTGCAGTGGCAGGCTGGCATGATTTACCTGCACCCTTTATGGTGATTGACATTGGCGGCGGCAGCACGGAACTGGTCTTAGGGTCGGCAGGTGGCATAGAGGCGCGTGTAAGTTTAGATATTGGCGCCGTGCGTGTCAGTGAGCGCTTTTTTTCAGCAGCGCCGCCCACAGTAGATGAACTCAATGCGGCAACACAATGGATTACTGAAAAAATCGCAAATGAGCTTGCCCTCCTTATTGAAGGACGCGAGTGTGTGTTTGGCGTGGCAGGGACAATTGTTACACTTGGACAACTTGCCAAGGGATTGCCACGATTTTCGGCAGAGTTGCATGGCTTTACGCTGCACTATCAAGAGGTGCAGCGTTTGAGTGAGGTCTTTGCACGCTCGACTGTAAAGGAGATAATTGAACTTGGGGTTGAGCCTGGCAGAGCTGATGTTATCTTGGCAGGCTCACTGATTTTGCGTCAATTTATGCGGCTCTTTGCAACAAAAGCTATTACTGTAAGTGTGCAGGGATTGCGCTACGGCATTGCGCAGCGTGCACTACACGCCTTGCTAAATTGA
- a CDS encoding TldD protein, with protein sequence MQRRDFLKLTGLGIGAALIPLPAFSMPISEEEARTPIMDFADKKRLADIGLNTAKTLGATYCDVRISRNLNQAIFTREDRVQGIVNSQSFGVGVRVIANGTWGFASTNTVNADGIKKATERAVAIAKANSRLQKEPVKLAPQAAQGEQTWKTPIEKNAFEVPIADKVKLLLEVNAEAMRAGIRFVNSQLFMINEQKFFASTDGSYIDQ encoded by the coding sequence ATGCAACGACGCGACTTTCTCAAACTTACAGGTCTTGGTATTGGCGCAGCGCTGATACCACTCCCTGCTTTCTCAATGCCCATCAGCGAAGAAGAAGCACGCACGCCCATAATGGACTTTGCTGACAAAAAACGACTTGCAGATATCGGATTGAACACCGCTAAAACGCTAGGCGCAACATACTGCGACGTGCGGATTAGTCGCAATCTGAATCAAGCTATTTTCACACGCGAAGACCGGGTGCAAGGTATCGTCAACTCACAGTCTTTCGGAGTTGGGGTGCGCGTGATTGCAAATGGCACATGGGGCTTTGCCTCAACCAATACAGTTAATGCAGACGGTATAAAAAAGGCGACGGAACGCGCAGTTGCAATCGCTAAAGCGAACTCGCGGCTGCAAAAAGAGCCTGTCAAGCTTGCGCCACAAGCCGCACAAGGCGAACAGACTTGGAAAACACCCATCGAAAAGAATGCTTTCGAAGTGCCGATTGCCGATAAAGTCAAACTCCTGCTTGAAGTCAATGCCGAAGCCATGCGCGCAGGGATTCGCTTCGTGAACTCGCAACTGTTTATGATCAATGAGCAAAAGTTTTTTGCCTCTACAGACGGCTCTTACATCGACCAA